One Balaenoptera ricei isolate mBalRic1 chromosome 16, mBalRic1.hap2, whole genome shotgun sequence genomic window carries:
- the LOC132350807 gene encoding guanine nucleotide exchange factor subunit RIC1-like produces IHPPIHPSIHPPMHPTIHPPTHPSIHVCIHSSIHPSIHPSIHPPTHQPVHPSIHPSIHPFTYPSIHPPTHPPTCPSIHPSIHPSIHPSIHPSIHRYIHPSIHPSTYASTHPSVHPSIYPSTHPPIHLCMHACIHPSIHLSIHLCIHPSIHPTTHPPMHPSIHPSIHVSIHPPIHPSIHPSIHPPTHPPIPYPSIHLSIHPS; encoded by the exons atccatccacccattcatccatccatccatccacctatgcatccaaccatccatccacccacccacccatccatccacgtatgcatccattcctccatccatccatccatccatccatccatccacccacccacccatcaacctgtgcatccatccatccatccatctatccatccatttacctatccatccatccacccacccacccacccacccacctgtccgtccatccatccatccatccatccatccatccatccatccatccatccatcgataCATCgatacatccatccatccatccatccatccacctatgcatccacccacccatccgtccatccatccatctatccatccacccacccacccatccacctatgcatgcatgcatgcatccatccatccatccacttatccatccacctatgcatccatccatccatccacccaaccaCCCATCCAcctatgcatccatccatccatccatccatccatgtgtccatccatccacctatccatccatccatccatccatccatccacccacccacccacccacccatcc cctatccatccatccacctatccatccatccatcc